Part of the Quercus lobata isolate SW786 chromosome 6, ValleyOak3.0 Primary Assembly, whole genome shotgun sequence genome, GTGAGCTGTATGGGTATTGTTCatggtcatttcctcattaatgcagtcAGCTTAGTggttgcagtgcatttaatgcgaaggGGATGGCTGCTTTGtccttcatttttcttctcttccttgttCAATGCCAAGTTACCATTTTCCACTTTCGAGTTGCACCATGCCCCTTTTAACTCTACCCCTCAACTTTTTGAGGTTAGGTGGGCATCTTCGGTGCCTTGGCCAATTGTGGTCGTTCAACCTCTTTATGAATTAGAGAAGTACTTTCCGAGGACACCTTGCCAATATTCCCTGAGGTCTACCTCCTCGGAAATTCCCTCACCCCCTCTATCAACTGTCTCGAGTCTTCATCCCCCCACATGAATGATCTTAAAGTGGATCTATTGTCTTCAAGAAACTTGATGTATGGTATGCAAAAGGATATTATATTTCAAGTATATACACCCAACTCTCTCATAAGACTTGAAACATGATATATCCTCTCGCATGGATGAActacctaattattttttttttaagtagttttattaattatttgtcTTGTTAAGAGATagacccaacaaaaacaaaagaccacAATAAGTTGCCctctataataaaaatttcttgaagGAAACAGCTTTTCAACTCTTGAGGCCGTacataaatctaattaaaaggAAGTAAGCTAGCTAGGCTTAGTCTTACGGCCAACTTAGTGGACAActtcatatatcatatatatatatatatatatatataaaagatgtgACATGAGAATCATATATAAAGGAGTGGAGTCCATAACTTTGTAttaaactatcaaattattaatttaaaaaacacacacatgtGACACGACACAATGTTGTTTCAAATTAACTAGGGGAGCCCATAGCTTTGCATTTTTTAGAAGAGAAAAGAaccacacagagagagagagagagagagatgatatgACTAGTATAGTTCTGTATTATTGAATTAAAGTAATCATTTAGTACTCTCCCATAGAGATGAAGTTgtgtcaaaaatcaaaatcttgacgttatatatataatataatataatctcTTGTTAAgaggaaaatgagaaaaaaaaatgaaaaataataattctttgTTTCGATAATTCTTTTGCTATATGTATCTTGATTCTAAATTTATTGGATTTAGTTTGAGCTCACAATTAAGTTATATCTTGTGTTAGAGACTAGTGATTCTAATAAGTCAATACAAGATTAGTGATTCTAATTAAGAAGAAacctaaatatatattagttagGTCACCATTCCTAATTTTCAATTCAATGAAAGGAATCATGAGAATTAGGTCCCTATATCACCTCTATAAAACAAGGCAAGGATCATTGGTCCCTAGCAATAATggtcattatatatatatatatatatatatatatatacgtacCCTAGCAATAATggtcattatatatatatatattaattaattaaaaagaatagaaaccaatattttgtgtttgtgtctaAAAAGACCTTCCTTTCAATAAACGTAGAAGAAAAACCCCTAGGCTTCTACTAATAGCACTGTTTTGATTGCCTAACCAGTAGGTAGGGATCATAAATTGTGTTCACTACAGACCTTAGGGCTTAGttccttttatgttttcttttcaagAGCATGCGGAGTACTTCAAGTTAAAAGAAGCCCTCACAAACCCATATGTTAAAGTCAAAACAACATTGTTTTTAGGCTATTGTTCTTCCCTCACCATGCTTTTATgcttttatattagtttttgCAGAAAAAGTTTatctgattctttttttttttttttttttggctgaaagtTGGTAAACATGTAAttgtaactaaaaaataatttaaagtttaaacaattCTTCATATTTGAACACATAAATTAATAAGTtgaaatggaagaaaaaaaaatacacacatatatatatccaacaacaacaacaataaacaaaGTTTTAATCCCAAGATTTTGGGTTGGTTATGCATCCTCTAACATATTAATTAAGATTGACCATATTTATAGTAGAAGAGTGACTAAATTTTAAGCTGGCTGTCAACCTACCGCAACCCTTCCTTTTTCCAGATTTGAGACCGGCtatgaacaaaacaaaatatatgacaCTAAACATAGAGACATGGGAGTTAGAGAAAATAACTAATTCAAAAGCTAATATTTAGTGTCTGTTTAGCCTTAGATTATAAACcagttttttgctttttagtttttatgtacagttttttaaaatctcaatttttcttactttttcaaaatataaatatactttaacaaactttcagtaaaaagttaaataaattgttttcaaaacGTACACTTAGTATGAAGTGTATCTTTTTAATATCCTTTCACTTGGGTGATTGGGTGGTATGGATAACATGCTCTTTGGACCAATCCCACAATATTCAACgatatttttaattcattttacgCTAATAGAGGCAGGTTAAAGTTAAAGAACCACTTTATTGACATGTTTAGGCCAAGAAGGCCCCCAAAAGTAGCCGTAATTGGTTTGATTTATCTAATAATCTAATTGCAAGATTGAGACTACACCAATATAATAATCAAAGATCTTTTTTTTCAGAACagaaaaaagggtaaaataaGAATTTGACCAATCCATTGATAAGAGAATGCATCTCTCTTATTGAAACGTAGAAAAAATTGGTCGCTGAAGAAGATGCTGGCTATGATGCTAAGCAATGATGATTTGAATTTCACGGGGAGACCTGGATGTTAAATCTAATGTTGAAGTTTTTGATAAAGTGCGAATTAGAAGATTCCATTTTAGATTAGACTTGCAAAAGATTTTCCAAGTACCGTACAAGCCAGACTATGAACAAGGGTGTGTGTGGTCACTGGTCATGCTAATGTTGTGAGTTAAAATATagataaattgcaaattacacccctaaagtttgaaggtgtttaattgaattttacaccatgaaatttcagaatttaaaatttacctcctaaagtttgggggtttGGATTTTGCACTCTTGACGTTTTAGAATTTGTATTTCATCCCCTAAAGTTTGGagatgtttgaattttacaccctaaaatttcagtatttggggtgtaaaatccaaataactCTAAACTTTAAggagtaaaatctaaacactcctaaaatttagaaagtataatccaaattctaaaacgttagggtgtaaaatctaaacactcccAAACTTCAAGAGGGTAAAacccaaattctaaaacttcaaggtataaaatctaaacacccctaaactttagaagtgtaatttacaatttaccctaacatatataaaatgtttacattaccacaaattttattgtaaaataaaatatttaaaaattgatatagtagtaattaataaatatttgaattattttattatgaataGTAAAGTATCAGTTTAtaagaattataaaattaaatttgtagTGTCCTAGGTCActtttcaatataaatatatatatatatatatatatctatcttTAGGGCAATCTATATTTATTAAAGCAATCAACCAATTACTAAATAGGTTTCATTGTATTAGCCcccaaaaatgaaaatgggaagaagaagaagaagaaggagaagaggtTTAATTGACAAGGCTCCATCAtgattttgtcctttttttctctcttttctttattgcaattttaatgtttattttctaatgCCACATATAgtcaatattttgaatttgccTAGCTCAGTTTTTGTAgtcttactaaaaaaaattttcattcacaaGGCCACGTCATGAttttatcctctctctctctctctttttaacaattttaatgGCTATCCTCCACTACCACATATgttcaaaaatttgaattccctttcttaatttttagtCTTTACTAAATAGGTTTTCGTTCACAAGGCTGCACCATTTGTCTTCGAAAAAATTCAGATGCAAATCAATTTGGAGGTATCTTTCTTCAACCCATCTAAATTGCTAAtattatcttcttccttttctttttctaacgTCTAATTTGCTGTCACGTTTTCTATCTTATTCAGAGAAATGTACAAGACAGgcaatttgtgtttttttctccCCTAATCTTTGAATTGAATGCTAAAGTTCATTTTCAAGGCAGAGGAGGTACCAAGCAACATACAAAGATGTTGGACTTTCTGCCCTCTGTTCCACATGCTCCAGACAACAAACAGAAAAAAGCAATGGTACAGTTTCATTAGGACAATTATGCTTATTCGAGGTGTCAAATGGAGAATATTCCTATTCCgatagggggggggggggtgtggggtcCCTTAATTTTAGTGGCTGTTGTGGCACTCTCAGGGCCCAAGGGTCCATTAAGATAGTTATGAGACTATGACTATTCAAAGTTTCAATGAATAGTAGAGAAGATGTTACTTCAAATTAAGTGATCCATAGGACCCATTGATGTAAATGACTATTGTCTGAGGGTCCATAATTTCGCTTCCGACTTTGACCTTTATAAATTAGAATAAGATCAGAAAGTGAGAGAATgatagtttaccaaaaaaaaaaaaaagtgagagaatgatggccaaaaataaaatgtgacaatttaatttattgttgtCAATCTCAGGCTCCTCTCACACAAGCTTCATGGTTAGGTATGAAAAGACATCCCCGGACAGTCGGTAGCACATTATTGTTGAGCATTCagcaaaacaaaatacatgaaTTGGAAATGGGGTATCAACTCAAcagtcaaataattttttttagacatcACCTACACGAAAAAAGATATCATGTTTTTGGTGTATACAGTATGCCTGTGTTtagctccaaattaaaaaaatcagctcattttactatttagcttattcttgctattattcatagatcccactgcactttttggtactattcataggtcttaCTGTATTATTTctgttaacttttacttttatctacaatactttcatcaaaaagttttttagttttaacaaaataaataaatcccaaacagaccctaagttaTAGATACCACGTGTTGTGAAAAACTAGTTATATACACAAGAAACAAGATATACATTCTCCACCTACACATGTTGAGAATCTTGAGATGACAATTACACACTACATAGATTTCAAAGTCATACATtgtattggggttttttttcaacaaattagaaagaaaagaagagagaaagtgGCCATAAAcatgaaattattataaaattacagATATTATCCATTGTTTCAAATTACAATAAGGGAGCATGATTATATTTTCCTTCAACTCATTGTTGGGTGGGCCTTACTTTCacattttgacaaaatttaaatgttgaaacAAAAGCCAGTGACTTCCAGGTATAAACTGGAATGGGCAGAATAATTTAGCAAAATTATAATGATTAGGGCTAAAGTTGATTCTTCAATGGGCATTATAAACCAACCTAAGTTCAAGCCCAAGCCATACTCCCAATAAACTTTGCAAGCAACTGGGCCCAGTCCAAagctctttttgttttcttttagaaaaaaacTGATAAGGCACTCTGAGGCCTCAGGCTTGAAGCTGAACCCATGTTTCACTAAGAATTAAGAAATGATTGTTACGctctttatttcataattttcttatatttgattATTGGGTAATGTTAActaatattcttaaaataattattaataaattatttaaagaaaattttgaatttttcttaaaccaataccttagagcatttattaaattttttcttaattatttaagTATACAAAGTACAATAATTACTGCCCGGCAATGACTAAAATTGGGCCCTAGAAAATGAATTCTTTGCGAACTTTTAGCCCAACAACAACAGTAAGACCAACCCGTTGTCCAGTAAAGTGGGCAGCTAATATAGACTTTTTTCAGTCCAATTTAAAGTTTTGTTCAAGTTTGAAAACcgcttacaagttacaacccaTTTGAAGTTGAATCTGACAAATTACAGATATAAGCAAGCCTAAGGTTCATCAATTGCTTATCAAATCCTCACCAattggtctttttttatttatttaagtctAAAGAAAACAAAGCACCTTATGTTAAATTCTATTACATactattggattttttttttgggaggggaaTAATTACAATTACCACCCATGTGGTTTTTCTTTGACTTTAAGGTTTAAAACATGGAAGTACACTAAGGCCTAAATTTTCGTTTGTGAGACTTACTCCCCTgtgctaaaaaaaagaaaaaagagagaagctGTAATTGTCAGCATAATTCATGAAATGTTGCGCTCAGTGAGATCATTCCTTCTCATCTCTTTTCTCCCTCTTCTCTACCATAGATAGCCAGACTACTAAGAACCAGCTTATTCATTTTCCAtcttattcaaattcaaatgtTCAACTGCTCCAGATTCTGAACCGACCATCCCAGCACGTTGTTCTCCACCAGTGCAGTGCCCAAAACCCTAGTGAGCTTGTCATCATCTTCCACATCCTTAGGGTCCATCAAGTCTTTAGAGCAATTGAACGACATCGATGGAAAGAAGGATTGCAATCCCAAATTCACCAACACCAAATTATCAATATCACCGGCCACTGCACAACACTCCCAAATGCTCACCCTCACAGCAAACGGTGATTCACGACAAACCCCATAATAACACCTTAAATCACCAAACTCAACCAAACATGCACACCACTGAGACCcatcatgcactcatatcaccaTTTCACACAAATGGCCACACTCACAACACCATTCCCATCCATGCCAATCCATTGTGATTCCCAAATCTGGGAAGGTATGGGTGAGAGCTTggttgaaaagaagaagaaaaagggaaatCTAACAAGGAATGAGAGAAGGATGAcaaagaggggagagagagtatgtgaagcaaaagagaggagagaaggCTTATGGGAGAGACAAGCGAAATGgtcttcttttgaaaattttgtatcaGCAAATGATGTTGACACTTGCCACCTCACCATATTCCGTTGAAGTTAAAAGAATTTGTTACAAAGTTAAGCACGAGAGTTTTAAGTATCATAAACAAAACTATAATGGACCTGTGTTTGAACTTTTAAGAGCATGCAACATGAATGATGATTGTAATTGTTGGGATTAGATTGTCAAATCACCTATGTAAGACATTTTCTCTCCCAATTCCTCccattttgaaaacattaaacataGTGGAGCCGGATAGAAAATAgccatctctctttctctcccacTTCTCTACTCTACTAAACAAGAGAAAATATCAAGCTATCTTCCATCATCATCTCACTTTTCCACCCAACCAAACTACTCAAAAACACACTTGACATATATACCAGGGATTATTTCACTAAGTAAATATGATGCAATTTAACCGTACAACACAGAATGTGTTCCTCTTTTAGTGCTCTACTGAGCTAGATTTGTCTTCTCTAGAagtaaaataaaagtaaaatgttttattgacaggaacataattaaaaacaatcttTTCATCTAAACAAGGATATAATGTATCaatgatgaaaacaaaaaaccattgATAATATTCAAAAGactaaattacattttttacctttaaagttagaaattgttttcaatttggTCTCTTAAGTTATgagaattttcattttgattcaCCGAATTTGATTCTGTTTTCAAAATGATCATTCTATCCATGTTTGTGACCATGACAAATTTGGCCATTTAAGAGGGAGAAGAGGGTGGGGGAGGGGAACCAACACCAACATCGTTTTGGTGGCACATAAGATCTTAACCccttaattattttgaaaacgcAATCAAACTTTGTTCAGTGAGTTTATAACCCGTCTGGCctcttcaacaaaaaatttcatgtaaaaGACTGATAAAAAACAAGTACCATAACACCTAAGACTTAAATCTTGGAAAGGATTATGCTCATTATGCAATTATAACAACTACTGAACTCTAACATACAGAAATGTTGATATTTTAATTCTCAACAAACTTTTCACAGTTATATTTGCATTTTAGAATCGTGAGTAGATCATTTCCATAAGATTTTCACAGTTATAATGGCATATTTGCATTTCATAGTGAGTAGACCAATCTACCCACATCCAATTATTCACTAGAATTCCTTCAATCTTATTAACTTCTCTTTCAGAATCAGATTCAACCCAATGCACGGAAACTATTCCAGTTGTATTGGAGACAACAATATTGACACAACCAATTGCAATTAATGGCTTCCATACAGAACCTACCCTAGTCACTTGTTAGAGAATTCCTCTAGACCCACCAATCTATTAATACCTGACCCTATATTGAGCAATTGTTTTAGCTGTGAAATGAGCTTAATCAATATAAAATTCTTCGAGGCCATGATAACAGAGAAGGTGGACCAGGtccaacaaatttaaaaactgagtttcattACTTCCACTTTTACCATCAAACAAAACACAGTGATAACACCATAACCTCATAATTTGTGGGTCAGATTCTGGTGCTATTATAGGTTCAATTACCTCCCtctacttttctttatttttggtgACATAGAATAATTCTAATTCCTAAAGATAATTGACCCGAATGCAAGTAAGACGACTAACATAACATAGAGATCACAgtgaaattttgacaaatcaagaCCCGCAAAGCAATTTCCAAAATTCATCAACTTTTTCATACCACATTCTGAATTTTAATAGATCACAGCGACCTGAACGCAAGTAAAACATGACTAATATAACATAGAAAGATCACAGtgaaatttcgaaaaaaatctGAGACCCAACCAAGCAATTTCCAAAAttcatcaacttttttttcatACCACATTCTTAATTTCAATAGATCCATCCATTCTACATATAATAACGTTACAATTCTACCATTACACCCTCTCTCCTTATCAAAACATTACAAtgcttcaaaataataataataataataattaataactaaacCTAAATCGACTTTTTCTTGTTCTTGGTGCCCAAATCATAAAGACTGTCCCATTATTACCCACCAAAACAACCAGATCTACCATTGTAACACAAAACCCACTATCCAATTTTGATTAATTTCCCCAACATAAATAGtaaaaacctcaaaaatgaAGCATttagaatataaatatataaatatattttttttttctttcagaaAAGCTTACCGAGAAAACGACGTGTCGTGGCGACACGGTCTTCACGGACACCCGAGTCGGACTCGTCGTGGTACCACCCGACAGATTTCTGAGCTTCGAGAACGATCTGGGACAGACCTGGACCAAGAATAGAAAGtagaaacccccccccccccaaaaaaccAAGCGTTTTGTTAGGACGAAAATGCGGTACAAAAACGGTGGCGTTTTTTGGtttaaggagagagagagagagagagagagagaggagtacCTTGTTTGACGGTCTGTTTGTTGTGGCGGATGTCGTGGACGGTGGCGGAGATTTTCCAGTAGAGAGGGCGGCCGACGTAGAAGAGGACGAGGAGTAAGAGGATTACCATTACTATGCGGAACGAAACCTTGGCGGTGGAAGATGCcattgttgttgctgttgttgtctTGTGTCTTTTTTTGCTtgatgagaggagagagagagagagattgtgtgtgtttttttgtgtgtatgagagagagagagagagagagagagttgaatttcccaagaagaagaagtgatTTCCACGTACTGTGTCGTGATTGTGTGTACAAAATGAggatttaaaatattatttatatggACGGGAGATATTGACACTCGGGAGAAAAAAGGAcaacaaatattaaatatatataattgttccATTATTTATTTGGGGACcaagagatttttattttattttattaaatatttaagaatatcttgttatgacttatgaggtTTGTTATTAATTGctatcaaaccaaaaaataaaaaaagatttgtcTTTATTAGAGCATTTGCAACCGTGTAGGTTGTCAGGGATATTCACTAAACTGTATAAACcgtacaaattataaaaattgtatcaaaattGTCTGTAAAATGGTATAATTATACTGCATCGTAAGTAATATTGCACCGCACCGCATGTTGCATTACAgtttgcggttttataataagaaaaccgtACCGCATCGCACTACatcctctctatatattaatatatttaattttaaaaaaaaaatattaaaaatattattaatagtttaataaccctagttttaaaaaaaaaaaaaagtttgataatcctagcaagtgttgattaggaaagctaacccaaaataaagaaaaattagctcaataatttaaaacttagaccaaaacaaagggaaagaTTAGTTTTGGGCTAGgtagaaaaaacccaaaatttgaaaatatataccaatttcaaattattcaaaCTGCATCTTATATACCGCATCACATATGTGATTGCAAAAATGAGATGTGGTGCAGTTATGGTTTTAGCTAAACTTTAAACCTACCGCACCACACCGCACCGCACATGTGATTGCAAAAATAAGGTGCGATGTAGTTATGATTTTAGCTAAACCGCACCGCAAAATGCAGTACTAAAAATGGCCTAAAATCGTACCACGAATACCCCTACGTGtagctatattgctatattgttatattttagCTCCTCAAACACCAAAATGATGCTCcagtagtggagctaaatctatttttttttagcttcattgctacaatgcacatctatgcactgttcatgagagctaaaaaaatatatattattttattcttgttggttgattaaaataataaaaagtctctctctctctctcagttactccatgcctctctctctctctctcagtcactctcacctctctctctcaacatcTCCGACCCACATCTCCGCCGGCCTCAACGTCACCGACCTAAGTTAACCCAAGCCCCAAGCCGCCAATCCACGTCTTCGACCCACGCCTCTACCTAGTCCTCCATCTCAATGCTCACCCAACCCCAAATCATGCTCCGCTGATCCACGTCTCCAACCCAACGCCTCCGCCCAAACCATTGCTTTGGTTTTCCGCCGATCAGACCCACGTCTCTGCCCAGTCCTTCATCTCAACGCTCACCTAATGCCGATCAAACTATTGCTTTGGTTTTCCTCCAATCAAACCCATTTGCCTCAGACCTACTTCTCTTCGGCCGATTAGACCCACGCTAACACTGTCCTCCTCATCGAAGCCTAACTCtgtgattggtgattttgtttggtttgggttgaggaaaaagattggagatttCGGTTagtggtcttttttttttctcccctgctgtggactggtggtggtggtggtggttgtggctgtggctgatggtagaggtggttgtggttggtgttGTGGATGTTTTTTGggtagtgggatatattattttattgtagggaatatattattttattgtgatgtttatattattttattgtgttgaaagctaaaatagatctactACTGTAGCATGTGTGTAagtaaatagataaaataacttttggtagagctaaaaagttaaatttttagctccactgctgtggatgctcttacgGACAAAGTTTAGCTCTAATTTCTTTAAATAGCCACATTGACTACAAATTAAACAGCCACATTGACACAAAATCCTATTTTCACCACCTGTGACTTGTTAAACAGCCACATTGACTACCCAAAAATCACCACAACAAATAACCTggacaaaatagcaaaacaatacACAAAATGTGTATTTCCATTCCAACAACCACACAACAAGTGATTAATTATAAGGCAGTAAAATCAATGTTTCCACAAGGCAGTAAATCATAAGGCAGCAACCTTGCTGGCTATACAATGTTCCCagcaatataattaattacaaattataaaataccacaggtatttccaaaaaaaaaatagcttttccCAAACATTAAATGACAAATTCTCAAGCTTATaactaatagaaaagaaaacctatatGATTCCTAGGATTTCTTTCCTATAAGCATTAAGACTAGTATTGTTAGAAAAGCAATTTACATAAAAGCTTCCAAAATGTTCCCAAAAGGTTCTGCCTCCTTCACAAAATAAGTGATTCCgcctacaaaagacaaaaaaatatttaacaaataataCATTTACTACCAAATACAAGACCAAATATAAAGGGCAGCAAGCCAGCAAGCTTATAACAGTAAGAGGCCAAAGGCAGTAACATACCAACTCAGTTATCAATCTTCAACACTAATTATGGGTCGTTTGCCTAAGCTAGAACCCAATTTGGAGCTGGTACTTACTGATGCACTTGATGATGACTGTTGAtttaaaactagaaaagaaaaggaaataaatacaacatattaaattttgtttgaacaTGAGACATAGACTATAGGTTCTAGAATTTAAACATATTACCTAAATCATGAAATTCCTCCTCCAATGCCTCAACCTCATCCCTTGATTGGCGATGAGAAATTGGTACCGTGGCTTGAAGCCAATTTTGTGCACATACAAGGTTTTGAAccatgagaggagagagataaCTTCGAAATGGATCAACAATGCGGCCCCCGGTGCTGAATGCTGACTCAGATGCAACAGTCAAAACTGGTACAGCCAGCACGTCCTTAGCCACTTTGGACAACATTGGGTACCTACTAGAATTGTCCTTCCACCACCCCAACACCTCAAAATTCCCATCCCTTCTACCATCACAATTTTCAGCTAAATACTTGTCAACCTCATTACTACAACCTATAGATTGCTCAGCTTCTAAGAAAAGCTCATATCGAGAGTGAACCATCACATATGGATCACTTGCATCACCTACCACCATTGGTGTCCTCTCACCCCCACTTGGTTCTTCCACATTTGGGGAATTAACAGAACAGAAAAAAGTATACAACTTCATCAAAAGAGCTTTCACCTTATCAACCATCACACTCCCCACTTCATTCCcataaatttcagaaaaagagaacttcaaaaacctcaatttttttcGTGGATCAAGAACAACAGCCACATACAAAAGAGGATTAATCTTATCACCTTCCCCCCAATACTTCTCAAATTTAGTTTGCATGTTTGTG contains:
- the LOC115993733 gene encoding uncharacterized protein LOC115993733 isoform X1, with translation MASSTAKVSFRIVMVILLLLVLFYVGRPLYWKISATVHDIRHNKQTVKQGLSQIVLEAQKSVGWYHDESDSGVREDRVATTRRFLVKHGFSFKPEASECLISFFLKENKKSFGLGPVACKVYWEYGLGLNLGWFIMPIEESTLALIIIILLNYSAHSSLYLEVTGFCFNI
- the LOC115993733 gene encoding uncharacterized protein LOC115993733 isoform X2, with amino-acid sequence MASSTAKVSFRIVMVILLLLVLFYVGRPLYWKISATVHDIRHNKQTVKQGLSQIVLEAQKSVGWYHDESDSGVREDRVATTRRFLEYGEVASVNIIC